In a genomic window of Nostoc sp. UHCC 0870:
- a CDS encoding ABC transporter ATP-binding protein, whose protein sequence is MGQRAKEKELTGVIPGILRILAKFSAYIRKEKLLIAGSFLALLIETGLRLLEPWPLKYVFDYILIPAHTNTVNIPNTFGFSPIVLLTLSAVAIVVISGVGSIAAYLSTYGMSLAVVRVLSEVRGDVFNHLQHLSLSFHQKSKGGDLITRVTADIEKMRTVTVKTALPLFTNTFSLLGMLAIMFWLNWELALVVTAIFPLLILLTSNMITRIRKFAKKHRDSEGVLAATTGETMGAIKVVQVLSLQKMLHGVFSTQNQKSLDEAIESLRLSAALERAVQILMAIIIAVVLWRGSHVVLNKQLTPGELLVFMTYLKNAFEPMRKISNQIGQIAKATASGERVVEILDYEPNVKDLPRAKPAHPLFGAVRFENVAFSYDTGNKILKDINCIVQPGQQVALVGASGSGKSTLLSLILRLYDPEAGRIVIDGQDIREYTLNSLRQQISVVLQDSVLFAVSVRENIAYGKLGCSHKEVEKAAKLANAHEFILKLPQGYDTILGDRGGTLSGGQRQRIAIARAAIRQAPIVILDEATTGLDKKNEYIVNAALNKLTEGRTTFIISHNLKAVENADMILYVDGGRIVEQGTHAELMRLGGCYATLYQIQSIVEPEGDIYAVEA, encoded by the coding sequence ATGGGACAGCGTGCCAAAGAAAAGGAATTAACAGGAGTTATCCCAGGTATTTTGCGGATATTAGCAAAATTCTCGGCTTATATCCGCAAAGAAAAACTTTTAATTGCTGGTTCTTTTCTGGCTCTGTTAATAGAAACAGGCTTACGTTTGCTTGAACCTTGGCCTTTAAAATATGTATTTGATTATATTCTGATACCTGCTCATACTAATACTGTAAATATTCCTAATACATTTGGATTTAGTCCAATTGTATTATTAACTTTATCGGCTGTAGCTATTGTAGTTATTTCTGGAGTGGGTAGCATTGCTGCATACCTCAGCACCTATGGAATGTCTTTGGCTGTGGTGCGGGTATTGTCGGAGGTACGCGGTGATGTTTTCAATCATTTACAACATCTTTCTTTATCCTTTCACCAAAAGTCTAAAGGTGGGGATTTAATCACCCGTGTCACCGCCGATATTGAAAAGATGCGGACGGTGACGGTGAAAACAGCTTTACCTTTATTTACTAATACATTCTCCCTTTTGGGAATGTTAGCTATTATGTTTTGGCTAAATTGGGAATTAGCATTAGTAGTTACGGCGATTTTCCCATTATTAATTTTATTGACTAGCAACATGATTACCCGCATTCGCAAGTTTGCTAAAAAACATCGTGATTCTGAAGGTGTTTTAGCCGCAACTACGGGCGAAACTATGGGTGCAATTAAGGTGGTGCAAGTTCTATCTCTTCAGAAAATGCTACACGGTGTTTTTTCAACGCAAAATCAGAAGAGTTTAGATGAAGCTATCGAATCTTTGAGGCTATCAGCCGCACTTGAAAGGGCTGTACAAATTTTAATGGCGATTATTATTGCTGTGGTGTTGTGGCGTGGTTCTCATGTGGTACTAAACAAGCAACTCACTCCTGGGGAACTGTTGGTGTTTATGACTTATTTGAAAAATGCTTTTGAACCGATGCGGAAAATATCTAACCAAATCGGACAAATTGCTAAAGCTACAGCTTCCGGGGAACGGGTGGTGGAAATTCTCGACTATGAACCAAATGTAAAAGATTTACCTAGGGCGAAACCAGCGCATCCTTTATTTGGTGCGGTGCGGTTTGAAAATGTGGCTTTCAGCTACGACACAGGGAACAAAATCTTAAAAGATATTAATTGTATAGTGCAACCGGGACAGCAAGTAGCGTTAGTCGGGGCTTCTGGTAGCGGTAAATCAACGCTTCTCAGTTTAATATTACGACTGTATGACCCAGAAGCGGGGCGGATTGTCATCGACGGTCAAGATATTCGTGAATATACTTTAAATTCTCTCAGACAGCAAATCAGCGTAGTTTTGCAAGATAGTGTGTTATTTGCTGTGAGTGTGAGAGAAAACATTGCTTACGGTAAATTAGGATGCTCCCATAAAGAAGTAGAAAAAGCTGCAAAGTTGGCGAATGCTCACGAATTTATTCTGAAATTGCCCCAAGGCTACGATACAATTTTGGGCGATCGCGGTGGTACACTATCAGGAGGACAAAGACAAAGAATTGCGATCGCTCGTGCTGCAATACGTCAAGCACCAATAGTTATTCTGGATGAAGCTACTACAGGTTTAGATAAAAAGAATGAATATATCGTCAACGCTGCACTCAATAAACTAACCGAGGGGCGGACAACGTTTATTATTTCTCACAACCTTAAGGCGGTAGAGAATGCAGATATGATTCTCTACGTCGATGGGGGACGTATTGTAGAACAAGGTACGCACGCAGAATTGATGCGACTTGGTGGCTGTTATGCCACTTTATACCAGATACAAAGCATTGTAGAACCAGAAGGAGATATCTATGCAGTTGAAGCTTGA
- a CDS encoding glycosyltransferase family protein, whose translation MFYCQYLSGMGHLVRSTEIVRSLVKYFQVYFICGGPEITGFEIPPQVELIRLPALWLEDGEFTVGDNYQSVEEVKEIRKNLLISEVDRIKPDCLITEFFPFGRHKLFFELIPLVEYIKAQSPQTKIICSLRDVIGKESDQEEEETICNLMNRYFDLLLFHSDPNFQSFSESFKRYKDIKSEIYHTGFVTQSPQVNIDDIDQLWGEIKPETAKILVSIGGGRIGYELLETVIAASPILEKITPHIIKIFTGPFMPEEKLVKLKQAVGNQVNIHIASYTNQLLAYMRTADISLSLSGYNTTMNILSTGVRAILVPIGHENQDKEQLVRTQKLQQLGIVDCLLPQELEAYHLAERMIACLNKNTVLDISQNFDLQGAEKTAIFLKSFLNENQYLSGYARLH comes from the coding sequence ATGTTTTATTGCCAGTACCTTAGCGGTATGGGGCATTTAGTTAGAAGTACAGAAATAGTACGGAGTTTAGTCAAATATTTTCAGGTTTATTTTATTTGTGGTGGGCCGGAAATAACAGGTTTTGAAATTCCGCCACAGGTAGAATTAATTAGACTACCTGCACTGTGGTTAGAAGACGGTGAATTTACCGTGGGGGATAATTACCAAAGTGTGGAAGAAGTAAAGGAAATCAGAAAAAATCTTTTAATTTCTGAAGTTGACAGAATCAAACCAGATTGTTTAATTACTGAATTTTTTCCTTTTGGTAGACACAAACTATTTTTTGAATTGATTCCTTTAGTTGAATATATCAAAGCTCAAAGTCCTCAAACGAAAATTATTTGTAGTTTACGTGATGTCATTGGTAAAGAAAGTGATCAGGAGGAAGAAGAAACTATTTGCAATTTAATGAATCGTTACTTTGACCTATTACTGTTTCATTCAGATCCCAACTTTCAAAGTTTTTCTGAAAGTTTTAAAAGATATAAAGATATTAAAAGCGAAATCTACCATACTGGATTTGTCACTCAATCACCCCAAGTAAATATCGACGATATTGATCAATTATGGGGTGAAATAAAACCAGAGACAGCAAAAATTTTGGTGAGTATCGGCGGGGGAAGAATTGGCTATGAACTTTTAGAAACAGTCATAGCAGCAAGCCCAATTTTAGAAAAAATTACCCCACATATCATTAAAATATTTACTGGACCTTTTATGCCAGAAGAGAAGCTAGTCAAATTAAAGCAAGCTGTTGGTAATCAAGTAAATATTCATATCGCAAGCTATACTAACCAACTACTTGCTTACATGAGAACGGCAGATATTTCTCTCAGTTTAAGTGGTTATAACACTACAATGAATATTTTGAGTACAGGTGTTCGTGCCATTCTTGTTCCCATTGGCCATGAAAATCAAGATAAAGAACAATTAGTCAGAACTCAAAAATTACAGCAGTTGGGAATTGTTGATTGTCTTCTTCCACAAGAGTTAGAAGCATATCATCTAGCAGAAAGAATGATTGCTTGTTTAAATAAAAACACAGTTTTAGATATTTCTCAAAACTTCGATTTGCAGGGTGCGGAGAAAACGGCTATTTTTCTGAAAAGTTTTCTGAATGAGAATCAATATTTGTCAGGTTACGCCCGGCTACACTAA
- a CDS encoding glycosyltransferase family protein has product MRLLVYSHDAYGLGNIRRMLAICEHLLGTISELSILLVSGSPMLQGFRLPKGLDYIKLPCLNRGTDGEVAVKYLGMGIEETVRLRSQLILSAAINFQPDLFLVDKKPYGLKNELADTILYFHHKRPQTKLVLLLRDILDSPEVTIADWQKNRYYAAIEKFYHQVLIVGTPEVFDTVKEYQFSPIIAHKTRYCGYISRPPGLKSPDIIKAELQVSSKERLILVTPGGGEDGYELVDTYLQAINLLGAVNPCKSLIICGPEMPTNQKQLIYQAAANNPQVQIREFTDDLMSYIQAADAIVSMAGYNTVCEILSANKPAVIIPRCHPSKEQLIRAEKMAALGLFQAINPEDCHPETLKKALTNQSCVTQYKLNMRGLSNVKDCIFLLLTQTSWERQFNYEENHVLLPVP; this is encoded by the coding sequence ATGCGACTGCTGGTATATTCCCATGACGCATACGGACTTGGTAACATCCGCAGAATGTTGGCTATCTGCGAACACCTACTGGGGACAATTTCTGAACTCTCGATTTTATTGGTGTCGGGTTCACCCATGTTACAGGGGTTTCGCTTACCGAAGGGTTTAGATTACATCAAACTTCCTTGCTTAAACAGAGGCACAGATGGGGAAGTTGCGGTAAAGTATCTGGGGATGGGTATTGAAGAGACAGTGAGATTGCGATCGCAATTAATTCTCTCAGCTGCAATTAACTTTCAACCAGACTTATTTCTGGTAGATAAAAAACCATACGGACTGAAAAATGAGTTAGCTGATACGATTCTTTATTTCCATCACAAACGTCCTCAAACCAAGTTAGTTCTGTTACTGCGCGATATTCTCGACTCGCCAGAAGTCACTATCGCTGATTGGCAAAAAAATCGCTATTACGCAGCTATAGAAAAGTTTTACCATCAAGTCTTAATAGTTGGTACACCAGAAGTTTTTGATACTGTCAAGGAATATCAATTTTCCCCAATTATTGCCCATAAAACCCGTTATTGTGGCTATATCAGTCGTCCACCAGGATTAAAATCACCTGATATTATCAAAGCAGAATTGCAAGTATCATCAAAAGAACGTTTGATTTTAGTTACCCCTGGTGGTGGTGAAGATGGTTACGAATTGGTTGATACCTATCTTCAAGCCATTAACTTATTAGGTGCAGTAAATCCCTGCAAAAGTTTAATCATTTGTGGACCAGAAATGCCCACAAACCAAAAACAACTTATTTACCAAGCAGCAGCCAATAATCCCCAAGTGCAGATTAGGGAATTTACAGACGATTTAATGAGTTATATACAAGCAGCAGATGCAATAGTTTCAATGGCTGGTTATAACACTGTCTGCGAAATTTTATCGGCAAATAAGCCTGCTGTAATTATACCACGTTGTCATCCATCAAAAGAGCAATTAATTCGCGCAGAAAAAATGGCAGCATTAGGTTTATTTCAGGCAATTAATCCAGAAGATTGTCATCCAGAAACCTTAAAAAAGGCTCTCACAAATCAGTCATGTGTAACCCAGTACAAGTTAAATATGCGGGGGTTATCTAACGTCAAAGATTGCATTTTTTTGCTGTTAACGCAAACAAGCTGGGAACGTCAATTCAATTATGAAGAAAATCATGTTTTATTGCCAGTACCTTAG
- a CDS encoding glycosyltransferase family protein: protein MSSQISSLSSNTRKCRIALYSHDTMGLGHKRRNLLIAQTLGFSPLKTDILMISGIPDANSLPTPPGVDCLTLPALHKNIDGQYQARKLDLSLQEIIALRSQVILATIKTFKPDIFIVDNVPRGAVRELDPTLEYLRREGKTHCILGLRDILDEPASVRRDWKRAANEEAIQTYYDQVWVYGDRNIYDLAKEYHFQPKTVAKFRYTGYLDQRSRLKYLNLDTVQSFKSLNLPSERLVLCLVGGGQDGAQLAETFAHAELPPGMNGIILTGPFMPREVRQKLHNYAAQRDNLRVLEYLAEPTMLLHQAERVIAMGGYNTTCELLSFGKRSLILPRVQPRKEQLIRAERLKELGLIDFLHPDKLTSAALTDWLKLDIEPPPVRKFVDLKGLTHIPQFVDEILTPAHQEPPHAKAS, encoded by the coding sequence GTGTCTTCGCAGATTAGTAGTTTATCTAGTAATACTCGTAAGTGCCGTATTGCGTTGTATTCCCACGACACAATGGGTTTAGGACACAAACGCCGTAATTTATTGATTGCCCAAACTTTAGGATTTTCACCCCTAAAAACCGATATTTTAATGATTAGTGGCATTCCAGATGCCAACAGTCTACCAACACCACCAGGGGTAGATTGTTTGACACTCCCGGCTTTGCACAAAAATATTGATGGGCAATATCAAGCCAGAAAATTGGATCTATCATTGCAAGAAATTATTGCACTGCGATCGCAAGTTATCCTAGCAACGATAAAAACCTTTAAACCTGATATCTTCATTGTGGATAATGTCCCACGCGGAGCAGTCAGAGAACTAGATCCCACCTTAGAATACTTGCGTAGAGAAGGTAAAACCCACTGCATTCTAGGTTTGCGCGATATCTTAGATGAACCCGCTTCTGTACGTCGAGATTGGAAACGAGCAGCCAATGAAGAGGCGATTCAAACCTACTATGATCAAGTTTGGGTGTATGGCGATCGCAATATCTATGACCTAGCCAAAGAATATCACTTCCAGCCCAAAACCGTTGCCAAATTCCGCTACACCGGCTATCTTGACCAACGTAGCCGCCTCAAATATTTGAATTTAGACACCGTTCAATCATTTAAATCCCTCAATCTACCATCTGAACGCCTAGTATTATGCTTAGTAGGTGGTGGACAAGACGGAGCGCAGTTAGCAGAAACCTTTGCTCATGCTGAACTACCACCAGGGATGAATGGTATCATCTTGACAGGCCCCTTCATGCCGCGAGAAGTCAGGCAAAAACTCCACAACTATGCAGCGCAACGTGATAATTTGCGCGTGTTGGAATATTTAGCCGAGCCGACAATGTTACTACACCAAGCCGAACGCGTGATTGCAATGGGTGGTTATAATACCACTTGCGAATTATTATCATTTGGCAAGCGATCGCTTATTTTACCCCGCGTCCAACCCCGAAAAGAACAATTAATTAGGGCTGAACGATTAAAAGAACTAGGCTTAATTGATTTCCTACACCCAGATAAACTGACATCGGCTGCATTAACCGACTGGCTAAAGCTTGACATTGAGCCACCACCAGTCCGTAAATTCGTCGATCTCAAAGGACTAACTCACATTCCCCAATTCGTCGATGAAATCCTCACGCCTGCTCATCAAGAACCCCCACACGCAAAAGCTTCTTAA
- a CDS encoding glycosyltransferase has product MSMSVAYVLKRYPRYSETFVVNEILAHEAAGLDINIFALRPPSDTHFQNIISQVRAPVTYIRKPLQGRVSDSLNSLAPTAASYFWAELQEASKVIPDFWSKLAFAQGEKASTVYQAAWLAREVKLKGITHLHAHFGTVATSVARLASHFTGVPYTFTAHAKDIFHESVEFADMERKLKDAARVVTVSDYNLKYLEKIYNLAANQVQRIYNGLDLRQLQYSSPAERPPLIISVGRLIEKKGLSVLIDACAILKQKNYEFQCQIVGTGALESTLRQQIIDLGLQSCVQIVGARPQNEVFQLVQQAAVFAAPYVIGKDGNRDGLPTVLLEAMALGTPCVSTVVTGIPEVVRDGETGLIVPQYDAEELAIALGQLLKDPALRVRLSTQARSLIESEFDICRNTEVLRDLFLTQRRGGAEEV; this is encoded by the coding sequence ATGTCCATGTCCGTCGCTTACGTTCTCAAACGTTATCCCCGCTATTCTGAAACCTTTGTCGTCAATGAAATTTTAGCTCATGAAGCGGCTGGCTTAGATATAAACATTTTCGCTTTAAGACCACCATCAGACACGCACTTTCAAAATATTATTTCCCAAGTGCGCGCACCTGTCACTTACATTCGCAAGCCACTTCAAGGACGGGTGAGCGATTCACTCAATAGTCTTGCACCTACAGCCGCTAGCTATTTTTGGGCAGAATTACAAGAAGCAAGTAAGGTTATCCCTGATTTTTGGTCAAAATTGGCATTTGCTCAAGGGGAAAAAGCTAGCACGGTTTACCAAGCTGCATGGTTAGCACGAGAAGTCAAGCTCAAAGGTATCACCCATTTACACGCTCATTTCGGCACTGTAGCCACTAGTGTAGCTCGCCTAGCATCCCACTTTACAGGCGTTCCCTATACTTTCACTGCTCATGCTAAAGATATCTTTCATGAAAGCGTGGAATTTGCGGATATGGAACGTAAGCTAAAGGATGCGGCTAGGGTGGTGACTGTCAGTGACTATAATCTCAAATATCTGGAGAAAATATACAATCTAGCTGCAAACCAAGTTCAACGCATCTATAACGGGTTAGATTTGCGACAGTTACAATATTCTTCTCCGGCTGAACGTCCACCATTAATTATCTCAGTTGGTCGGTTAATCGAGAAGAAAGGGTTATCTGTTTTAATAGATGCTTGCGCGATTCTCAAGCAGAAAAATTATGAGTTTCAGTGTCAAATCGTCGGTACTGGTGCTTTAGAATCAACTTTGCGGCAGCAAATTATAGATTTAGGACTGCAATCTTGTGTGCAAATTGTCGGTGCGCGTCCCCAAAATGAGGTGTTTCAATTAGTACAACAGGCGGCTGTGTTTGCTGCGCCTTATGTGATTGGTAAAGATGGTAATCGTGATGGTTTACCTACGGTTTTACTAGAAGCGATGGCTCTGGGAACTCCCTGTGTTAGTACGGTTGTTACTGGTATCCCTGAAGTCGTGCGTGATGGGGAGACTGGGTTGATTGTCCCGCAATATGATGCAGAGGAATTAGCGATCGCTCTTGGGCAACTTCTCAAAGATCCGGCTTTGCGGGTGAGGTTGTCTACTCAGGCTAGGAGTTTGATTGAGTCTGAGTTTGATATTTGTCGTAATACGGAAGTTTTGAGGGATTTATTTCTCACGCAGAGGCGCGGAGGCGCAGAGGAGGTATGA
- a CDS encoding glycosyltransferase family 4 protein — translation MKVRVAYVCADAGIPVFGQKGCSIHVQEVIRALKGQGGQVTLFATRIGGELPADLADVVVHQLPPVPKLEREVREQVALGMNPDLRLSLEKFGSFDLIYERYSLWSYGAMEYAQDRGIPGLLEVNSPLIIEQAQHRGLIDLDGAEVVARRVFSAATALIAVSDAVKSYLLDYVDGSKVHVIPNGVNPHRFSTLRSVIQSDSFTVGFVGTLKPWHGLPILTEAFSLLHQRVPHAKLLIVGDGPERENLEAELAARGLDAHTQFTGAVNPDEIPQLLAAMDVAVAPYAAQADFYFSPLKVYEYMAAGLPVVVSQIGQLTDLIDPGVNGMLCPPGDAIALTNTLEQLWRSPHLRHSLGQAARETVIAHHTWDAIAGQILHLASPLPVEVKR, via the coding sequence ATGAAGGTGAGAGTTGCTTATGTTTGTGCTGATGCTGGGATTCCTGTTTTTGGGCAGAAGGGTTGCTCAATTCATGTGCAGGAGGTGATCCGGGCTTTAAAAGGGCAAGGTGGACAGGTTACATTGTTTGCTACTCGGATTGGGGGAGAGTTACCGGCGGATTTGGCTGATGTGGTGGTGCATCAACTTCCACCTGTTCCTAAGTTAGAAAGGGAGGTGCGAGAGCAGGTTGCTTTGGGAATGAATCCTGATTTACGGTTGAGTTTGGAGAAATTTGGCTCTTTTGATTTGATTTATGAGCGTTATTCTCTTTGGAGTTATGGCGCGATGGAATATGCCCAAGATAGGGGAATTCCTGGTTTGTTGGAGGTTAATTCGCCTCTGATTATCGAACAGGCACAGCATCGGGGTTTAATTGATCTTGATGGTGCGGAAGTGGTGGCGCGTCGGGTGTTTTCAGCCGCTACAGCATTGATTGCTGTTTCCGATGCGGTGAAAAGTTATTTGCTGGATTATGTGGATGGTAGCAAGGTTCATGTCATCCCTAATGGTGTCAATCCTCACCGCTTTTCTACTCTGCGTTCTGTAATTCAATCAGATAGTTTTACGGTGGGTTTTGTCGGTACTTTGAAACCTTGGCATGGATTGCCCATCTTGACGGAAGCTTTTAGTTTACTGCATCAACGTGTTCCCCATGCCAAACTTTTGATTGTTGGTGATGGACCTGAACGGGAAAATCTCGAAGCTGAATTAGCTGCACGGGGATTAGATGCTCATACTCAATTCACTGGTGCGGTGAATCCTGATGAAATTCCTCAGTTATTAGCTGCAATGGATGTGGCTGTCGCACCCTACGCTGCACAAGCTGATTTTTACTTCTCGCCGTTGAAGGTGTATGAATATATGGCGGCTGGTTTACCTGTAGTGGTTAGTCAGATTGGACAATTGACAGACTTAATTGATCCGGGGGTGAATGGTATGCTTTGCCCTCCTGGTGATGCGATCGCCTTAACAAACACATTAGAACAATTATGGCGATCGCCTCATCTGCGTCACAGTTTAGGACAAGCGGCGCGAGAAACAGTTATAGCTCATCATACTTGGGATGCGATCGCAGGGCAAATTCTGCATCTAGCATCTCCATTACCGGTGGAGGTGAAACGATAA
- a CDS encoding ABC transporter ATP-binding protein, which yields MLKPKKSAVPGLWGVLTYFWPDIRPQYGLLLVSAIALIADVGLRVLEPWPLKFVFDYVLLRGERVNTLPLITSLEPIALLTLSAVAVLIITGLRALAAYWSTVGLAIVGSRVMAKVRNHLYCHLQNLSLAYHTKARSGDLIIRVSSDASRLQEIMITAALPLVVSILSLFGMIGVMFWMNRSLTLLSLITLPFFWLVTNRLSQRIKASSLKQRQQEGAVAATAAESIAAIKLVKALSLQDAFARVFAQQNQSSLTESVKTQRLAAHLERTVDAVIAMGTAIILWYGSWLALRDALTPGDVLVFLTYLKNAFKPVQNFAKYTGRLAKAAASGERILDVLNQKPDISDSPDAFPAPIFRGAVRFERVHFAYDSGRVLLEDINLNVQSGQQVAIVGTSGGGKSTLVSLLLRLYDPTSGRVMIDGRDIREYTLASFRSQISVVLQDSLLFAASIKENIAYGIAGVSDAEIEAAARLAHAHDFIQALPQGYDTLVGERGSTLSGGQRQRIAIARAAIRQAPILILDEPTTGLDKESEKAVIDALQRLSANRTTFLITHDLNFATRADMIVYLENGRIAEQGSHLELMRKHGRYAALYEVQASLRV from the coding sequence ATGCTAAAACCCAAAAAATCAGCTGTTCCCGGTTTGTGGGGAGTGTTGACTTATTTCTGGCCTGATATTCGTCCCCAGTATGGACTACTTTTAGTTTCGGCGATCGCTTTAATTGCAGATGTGGGACTGAGAGTATTAGAACCTTGGCCGCTCAAGTTTGTCTTTGATTACGTTCTGCTGCGTGGCGAAAGGGTTAATACTCTTCCCCTGATTACTAGTCTAGAACCAATCGCATTACTGACACTCTCAGCCGTTGCAGTCCTGATAATTACAGGGTTACGCGCCCTTGCTGCCTATTGGAGTACCGTAGGATTAGCCATAGTCGGTAGCCGAGTTATGGCTAAGGTGCGGAATCATTTATATTGTCATCTGCAAAATTTATCTTTGGCTTATCACACCAAAGCTCGTAGCGGTGATTTAATTATCCGTGTCAGTAGCGATGCTAGCCGTCTTCAAGAGATTATGATTACGGCAGCATTACCGCTAGTAGTCAGCATTCTCTCTCTATTTGGCATGATTGGGGTGATGTTCTGGATGAATCGCAGCCTCACCCTGCTGTCACTCATCACACTACCGTTCTTTTGGTTAGTTACAAACCGACTCAGCCAGCGCATCAAAGCTTCTTCATTAAAGCAACGTCAACAAGAAGGGGCTGTAGCAGCGACGGCGGCTGAATCTATTGCGGCGATTAAATTAGTGAAAGCCCTCTCCCTACAGGATGCTTTTGCTCGTGTATTTGCTCAACAAAATCAGAGTAGTCTAACAGAAAGCGTCAAAACCCAACGGTTGGCGGCTCACTTGGAACGTACTGTAGATGCGGTGATTGCAATGGGAACAGCAATTATTTTATGGTACGGCTCTTGGCTGGCGTTGCGAGATGCTTTAACCCCTGGGGATGTGCTTGTATTCCTTACCTACCTGAAGAATGCCTTTAAGCCAGTGCAGAACTTCGCTAAGTACACTGGACGACTAGCTAAAGCGGCGGCTTCTGGTGAGCGTATTTTAGATGTGTTAAATCAGAAACCAGATATCAGTGATTCACCGGATGCCTTCCCCGCCCCAATTTTCCGGGGTGCGGTGCGTTTTGAACGCGTCCATTTTGCCTATGACTCAGGACGAGTGCTACTAGAAGATATCAATTTAAACGTTCAATCGGGACAGCAGGTAGCGATTGTAGGAACTTCTGGTGGTGGTAAATCAACGTTAGTCAGTCTTTTATTACGGCTTTATGATCCTACATCCGGGCGGGTGATGATTGATGGGCGAGATATTCGAGAATATACATTGGCATCATTCCGTTCCCAAATTAGTGTAGTTTTGCAAGATAGTCTCTTGTTTGCTGCCAGTATTAAAGAAAACATTGCCTACGGGATTGCTGGGGTGTCTGATGCGGAAATTGAAGCGGCGGCGCGTTTAGCTCACGCTCATGATTTTATCCAAGCTTTACCGCAAGGATATGACACCTTGGTGGGGGAAAGAGGCTCGACTCTTTCGGGGGGACAAAGACAACGGATTGCGATCGCTCGTGCTGCTATTCGTCAAGCTCCTATCTTGATTTTAGATGAACCTACTACGGGGTTAGATAAGGAGAGTGAGAAGGCTGTAATTGATGCGTTGCAAAGGTTGTCAGCAAATCGCACGACTTTTTTGATTACTCATGATCTGAATTTCGCTACTCGCGCAGATATGATTGTTTATCTGGAAAATGGGCGGATAGCTGAACAAGGTTCTCATCTGGAGTTGATGCGGAAACATGGGCGTTATGCGGCTTTGTATGAGGTGCAGGCTTCTTTGAGGGTTTAG
- a CDS encoding phosphotransferase family protein — translation MRGGTLSMGFSDEKMPFLADAVDRVRVEECFEGCLVIAKNCRVQNVRVIRHKLGRRCLIEYELIDDAGEIITLIGKVRAKGTDFHSYELQKSLWESGFGDDSPDGISVPEPVGVIPEWQMWLQRKVEGVMATQLLSQTNSILPAKLIAEAAHKLHQANILPRRSHRMSDELRILHERIPLVMEQYPQWQSRLERILAASDDLGANTPELKPCGIHRDFYPDQVIINNSRLYLIDLDLYCAGNPAVDIGNFIAHLQEYSLRNFGNSQALQEYENILTKRFLQLTGNEFFPAIQAYTTLTLVRHIYISTLFTERRPFTEALLNLCEERLKIISNS, via the coding sequence ATGCGCGGAGGTACGCTGAGTATGGGTTTTAGTGATGAGAAGATGCCTTTTTTGGCGGATGCGGTTGATCGGGTGCGGGTGGAGGAGTGTTTTGAGGGGTGTTTGGTAATAGCTAAAAATTGTCGTGTGCAGAATGTCAGGGTGATTCGTCATAAGTTGGGGCGGCGTTGTTTGATTGAATATGAGTTGATTGATGATGCTGGGGAAATCATTACCTTAATTGGGAAGGTGAGGGCTAAGGGAACTGATTTTCATAGTTATGAGTTACAAAAATCTCTCTGGGAATCGGGATTTGGTGATGATAGTCCTGATGGGATTTCTGTCCCTGAACCTGTGGGTGTGATTCCTGAATGGCAAATGTGGTTACAGCGTAAGGTTGAGGGGGTAATGGCTACTCAACTGCTATCACAAACTAACAGTATTTTACCTGCAAAACTCATTGCTGAAGCGGCTCATAAATTGCACCAAGCTAATATTCTTCCTCGTCGTTCTCATAGGATGTCAGATGAATTAAGAATTTTGCATGAACGGATTCCATTAGTGATGGAACAATACCCACAATGGCAATCACGTTTAGAACGCATATTAGCAGCAAGTGATGATTTAGGAGCAAACACGCCAGAACTAAAACCCTGTGGTATCCATCGTGATTTTTATCCTGATCAAGTCATTATTAATAATTCCCGTTTGTATCTGATTGATCTGGATTTATATTGTGCAGGTAATCCGGCAGTTGATATCGGTAATTTCATCGCTCATCTACAAGAATATAGCTTACGTAATTTTGGTAATAGCCAAGCATTACAAGAGTATGAAAATATTCTCACGAAAAGATTTCTTCAGCTTACAGGTAATGAATTTTTCCCCGCAATTCAAGCCTATACTACTCTAACTTTAGTCCGACATATTTACATCAGCACCCTATTTACCGAACGTCGTCCTTTTACCGAAGCACTGTTAAATCTCTGCGAAGAACGACTCAAGATAATCAGTAATTCGTAA